The proteins below are encoded in one region of Mus caroli chromosome 10, CAROLI_EIJ_v1.1, whole genome shotgun sequence:
- the Neurod4 gene encoding neurogenic differentiation factor 4, with protein MAKMYMKSKDMVDLVNTQSWMDKGLSSQNEMKEQERRPGSYGMLGTLTEEHDSIEEDEEEEEDGDKPKRRGPKKKKMTKARLERFRARRVKANARERTRMHGLNDALDNLRRVMPCYSKTQKLSKIETLRLARNYIWALSEVLETGQTLEGKGFVEMLCKGLSQPTSNLVAGCLQLGPQSTLLEKHEEKSSICDSTISVHSFNYQSPGLPSPPYGHMETHPLHLKPQPFKSLGDSFGSHPPDCSTPPYEGPLTPPLSISGNFSLKQDGSPDLEKSYNFMPHYTSASLSSGHVHSTPFQTGTPRYDVPVDLSYDSYSHHSIGTQLNTIFSD; from the coding sequence CACAATCCTGGATGGACAAAGGTCTGAGCTCTCAAAATGAgatgaaggagcaagagagaagACCAGGCTCTTATGGAATGCTCGGAACCTTAACTGAAGAGCATGACAGTattgaggaggatgaagaagaggaagaagatggagataaacctaaaagaagaggtcccaagaaaaagaagatgacTAAAGCTCGCCTTGAAAGGTTCAGGGCTCGAAGAGTCAAGGCCAATGCTAGAGAACGGACCCGGATGCATGGCCTGAATGATGCCTTGGATAATCTTAGGAGAGTCATGCCATGCTACTCTAAAACTCAAAAGCTTTCCAAGATAGAGACTCTTCGACTGGCAAGGAACTACATCTGGGCCTTGTCTGAAGTCCTGGAGACTGGTCAGACACTTGAAGGGAAGGGATTTGTAGAGATGCTATGTAAAGGTCTCTCTCAACCCACAAGCAACCTGGTTGCTGGATGCCTCCAACTGGGGCCTCAATCTACCCTCCTGGAGAAGCATGAGGAAAAATCTTCAATTTGTGACTCTACTATCTCTGTCCACAGCTTCAACTATCAGTCTCCAGGGCTCCCCAGCCCTCCTTATGGCCATATGGAAACACATCCTCTCCATCTCAAGCCTCAACCATTTAAGAGTTTGGGTGACTCTTTTGGGAGCCATCCACCTGACTGCAGTACCCCCCCTTATGAGGGTCCACTCACACCACCCCTGAGCATTAGTGGCAACTTCTCCTTGAAACAAGATGGCTCCCCTGATTTGGAAAAATCCTACAACTTCATGCCACATTATACCTCTGCAAGTCTAAGTTCAGGGCATGTGCATTCAACTCCCTTTCAGACTGGCACTCCCCGCTATGATGTTCCTGTAGACCTGAGCTATGATTCCTACTCCCACCATAGCATTGGAACTCAGCTCAATACGATCTTCTCTGATTAG